The following proteins are co-located in the Robbsia betulipollinis genome:
- a CDS encoding FUSC family protein, with product MKTLFESDWTQLLWRTGAVGWPAIAICLFLGVHDGHRLQAVVAAGGAFTVGLGAMQRFTRFSLAPMLLACVGMMASAWAGSMLGGSVAALLLASAAWAAVTGIASLLGPGATWISLQWSIALFVAGGFPGAAQAVDRALLVGAGGLIQIAILGSLILVFPALRPPDTSKKSIATTRPVALATALRSSLSSVLASVAALVLLLRNGYWAPMTALAVLKPSLHDEFHSVLQRCLGTIVGATIASGCVYLSRDNPVTLMTMTCVLAACAYSLQRVNYFLFSLCLTAFIVFLLSVARPQELDLLIHRVTATLLGCAASLLVDTVLKQFGLDANRQSQAPQAQTAP from the coding sequence ACCGGCGCGGTGGGCTGGCCCGCGATCGCCATCTGTCTCTTCTTGGGCGTGCACGACGGCCACCGTCTGCAGGCCGTCGTCGCCGCGGGCGGCGCCTTCACCGTCGGTCTGGGCGCGATGCAGCGCTTCACGCGCTTTTCGCTCGCGCCCATGTTGCTCGCCTGCGTGGGCATGATGGCCTCGGCGTGGGCCGGCTCGATGCTCGGCGGTTCCGTCGCCGCGCTGCTGCTCGCCAGCGCCGCCTGGGCGGCGGTCACCGGCATCGCCTCGCTGCTGGGTCCAGGCGCCACCTGGATTTCGCTGCAGTGGAGTATCGCGCTGTTCGTCGCCGGCGGTTTTCCCGGCGCGGCGCAGGCGGTCGACCGTGCGTTGCTGGTGGGCGCCGGCGGCCTGATCCAGATCGCCATCCTCGGCAGTCTGATTCTGGTATTTCCCGCGCTGCGGCCGCCGGACACGTCGAAGAAATCGATTGCGACCACGCGTCCGGTCGCGCTCGCCACGGCGCTGCGCTCCTCGCTCAGTTCGGTGCTCGCGTCGGTCGCGGCGTTGGTACTGCTGCTGCGCAACGGTTACTGGGCGCCGATGACCGCGCTCGCCGTGCTGAAACCCTCGCTGCACGACGAATTCCACAGCGTGCTGCAGCGCTGCCTGGGCACGATCGTCGGCGCAACCATCGCCTCGGGATGCGTCTATCTGAGCCGCGACAACCCGGTGACGCTGATGACGATGACCTGCGTCCTGGCCGCCTGCGCGTATTCGCTGCAACGCGTGAATTATTTTCTCTTCAGCCTGTGCCTGACCGCCTTCATCGTGTTTTTATTGTCCGTCGCGCGTCCGCAGGAGCTTGATCTGCTGATACATCGCGTCACCGCGACGCTGCTCGGCTGCGCCGCATCGCTGCTGGTCGATACCGTGCTGAAGCAGTTCGGTCTGGATGCGAACCGGCAGTCGCAGGCACCGCAGGCGCAGACCGCGCCGTGA
- a CDS encoding pirin family protein, which produces MTSRTIDTRHPAHRDDIGDLSTRRPLPGPGIEQLDPFLFLNHHGPQTYPPHNRGLPFGPHPHRGFETVTFILEGELAHLDTGGHESVIRAGGVQWMTAGSGLVHAEISPEPFKRAGGPLEILQLWVNLPARLKMTRPAYTGLQREEIPQLSADDGKARIELVSGEWDGHTGPIVSLTGVEMMVLNLSPGARLTLPAPAALTVFLYVVRGRVAVAGEAVPAFTLARLRADGDTVVLSADEDAVVLFGRAAPIGEPVVSHGPFVMNTREEIQQAIHDYQAGLFGNSLDDLRA; this is translated from the coding sequence ATGACATCGAGAACGATCGACACCCGACATCCCGCCCACCGCGACGACATCGGCGACCTGTCCACCCGCCGGCCGCTGCCGGGGCCCGGGATCGAACAGCTCGACCCTTTCCTGTTTCTCAACCATCACGGCCCGCAGACCTATCCGCCGCACAACCGCGGTCTGCCGTTCGGGCCGCACCCGCACCGCGGCTTCGAAACCGTGACGTTCATCCTCGAAGGCGAACTCGCCCATCTCGATACCGGCGGTCACGAAAGCGTGATCCGGGCCGGCGGCGTGCAATGGATGACGGCCGGTAGCGGTCTGGTGCATGCGGAGATTTCTCCCGAACCGTTCAAACGCGCCGGCGGCCCGCTCGAAATACTGCAGCTCTGGGTCAATCTGCCCGCGCGTCTCAAAATGACCCGGCCCGCCTATACGGGATTGCAGCGTGAGGAGATCCCGCAACTGAGCGCGGACGACGGCAAGGCGCGGATCGAACTCGTTTCCGGCGAATGGGACGGACACACGGGCCCGATCGTCTCGCTGACCGGCGTCGAAATGATGGTGTTGAACCTGTCCCCGGGCGCGCGCCTGACGCTTCCGGCACCCGCCGCGCTGACCGTTTTTCTGTATGTGGTCCGTGGCCGCGTCGCGGTGGCGGGAGAAGCGGTGCCGGCCTTCACGCTCGCCCGGCTGCGTGCCGACGGCGACACGGTGGTGCTGTCGGCCGACGAGGATGCCGTGGTTCTGTTCGGCCGCGCCGCGCCGATCGGTGAGCCGGTGGTCTCCCACGGGCCCTTCGTCATGAACACGCGGGAAGAAATTCAGCAGGCCATCCACGACTATCAGGCGGGGCTTTTTGGCAACAGTCTGGACGATCTGCGCGCCTAG
- a CDS encoding formate/nitrite transporter family protein, protein MAQAPHDAPGPQKAQDAAPDANEAGQNSPHLDEGEKSQAADHSSPHALILHEIVREEGEAALERDSGALMWSALAAGLSMGFSFVGLAIMRAYLPQAHWTPLVASFGYSIGFVIVVLGKQQLFTESTLTVVLPVLTRRDWPTLKSALRVWAIVLVVNLIGTAIFAALLAVHGLFDDDVVHAMHEIAGETIAHPFGLTFLKALLAGWLIALMVWLLPSARSGRLVTVMLITYVVAVAKLSHIIAGSVEASYGVITGVMPIGAYFASFLLPTLLGNVLGGISLVGLLNHAAIAPEIRDDGG, encoded by the coding sequence ATGGCTCAGGCTCCCCACGATGCGCCAGGCCCGCAGAAAGCGCAGGACGCGGCGCCCGATGCCAACGAGGCCGGCCAGAACTCGCCGCATCTGGACGAAGGCGAAAAAAGCCAGGCCGCCGACCATTCGTCGCCCCATGCACTGATCCTCCATGAAATCGTTCGGGAGGAAGGCGAAGCCGCGCTCGAGCGCGACAGCGGCGCGCTGATGTGGTCCGCACTTGCCGCGGGCCTGTCGATGGGATTTTCCTTCGTCGGCCTCGCGATCATGCGCGCCTATCTGCCGCAGGCGCACTGGACGCCGCTGGTGGCCAGCTTCGGCTATTCGATCGGTTTCGTCATCGTCGTGCTGGGCAAGCAGCAACTGTTCACCGAAAGCACGCTCACGGTCGTGCTCCCCGTGCTCACGCGGCGCGACTGGCCGACGTTGAAATCGGCGCTGCGGGTATGGGCCATCGTGCTCGTGGTCAACCTGATCGGCACCGCGATCTTCGCGGCGCTTCTCGCCGTCCATGGGCTGTTTGACGACGATGTCGTCCACGCCATGCACGAGATCGCCGGCGAGACCATCGCGCATCCCTTCGGGCTGACCTTTCTCAAGGCCTTGCTGGCCGGCTGGCTGATCGCGCTGATGGTCTGGCTGTTGCCCAGCGCCCGCTCCGGACGGCTCGTCACGGTGATGCTGATCACCTATGTGGTCGCGGTGGCCAAGCTGTCACACATCATCGCGGGATCGGTCGAGGCGAGTTATGGCGTGATCACCGGCGTGATGCCGATCGGCGCCTATTTCGCCAGCTTCCTGCTGCCCACGCTGCTGGGCAATGTGCTGGGCGGCATCTCGCTGGTCGGCCTGCTGAATCACGCCGCCATCGCGCCGGAAATCCGGGACGACGGCGGCTAG
- the shiA gene encoding shikimate transporter, with amino-acid sequence MDVSSSLEQATRHRQRAERNARRAALGSFVGAVVDWYDFLLYGIVAALVFQSAFFPKISPAMGTLAALATFGVGFLFRPLGGIVFGHYGDRLGRKRMLVLTVGLMGVSTALIGLLPPFAVIGWWAPALLVTLRAIQGFAVGGEWGGATLMAVESAPTRRKAFYSSGVQVGYGVGLVLATGLVSLLSRSMSNAAFLSWGWRLPFLFSILLVLVGLWVRSSMEESQEFLDRVAKPAGRKLRLPVIEALRRHPRAFLLIIGLRLAELFTMYIVTAFALSYSTSHLGLPRSLFLNIGLLIGAVSCVTIPCFAWLADRFGQRRIYIMGAVIGMACAVPFFVALEARATVWIVLWAVLLGNVAHDMVVSVQQPMFTSLFGTAYRYSGAGVGYQLASVVGGGFTPFIAAALVDFNGGSWHPVAAYLALGCLLSVVVASCMRARPADATV; translated from the coding sequence ATGGATGTTTCTTCTTCACTCGAGCAGGCGACGCGCCATCGGCAGCGTGCGGAGCGCAATGCACGCCGCGCGGCGCTGGGCAGTTTCGTCGGGGCGGTGGTCGACTGGTACGACTTTCTGTTGTACGGGATCGTCGCCGCGCTGGTCTTTCAGTCCGCGTTTTTTCCGAAAATCAGTCCAGCGATGGGTACGCTCGCCGCGCTGGCGACCTTTGGCGTCGGCTTTCTGTTCCGGCCGCTTGGCGGCATCGTGTTCGGTCACTATGGCGATCGTCTGGGACGCAAGCGGATGCTGGTGCTGACGGTCGGATTGATGGGCGTGTCAACGGCGCTGATCGGTCTGCTGCCGCCTTTCGCGGTGATCGGCTGGTGGGCACCGGCGCTGTTGGTGACACTGCGCGCGATCCAGGGCTTCGCGGTGGGCGGCGAATGGGGCGGCGCGACGCTGATGGCGGTGGAAAGCGCGCCAACCCGCCGCAAGGCGTTCTACAGCAGCGGCGTGCAGGTCGGCTATGGCGTCGGACTGGTGCTGGCGACCGGTTTGGTGTCGTTGCTCAGCCGCTCGATGAGCAACGCGGCGTTTCTGTCGTGGGGCTGGCGGCTGCCGTTCCTGTTCAGCATCCTGCTGGTGCTGGTCGGCCTGTGGGTACGTTCGAGCATGGAGGAGTCGCAGGAATTTCTGGACCGGGTGGCGAAACCCGCGGGCCGCAAGCTGCGCCTGCCGGTGATCGAGGCATTGCGCCGCCACCCACGCGCCTTTTTACTGATCATCGGGCTGCGACTGGCCGAACTGTTCACGATGTATATCGTGACGGCATTCGCGCTCAGCTATTCGACCTCGCATCTGGGCCTGCCGCGATCGCTGTTCCTGAACATCGGTTTACTGATCGGCGCGGTCAGTTGCGTGACGATTCCGTGTTTCGCATGGCTCGCGGACCGTTTCGGGCAGCGGCGCATCTATATCATGGGCGCCGTGATCGGCATGGCGTGCGCGGTGCCGTTCTTCGTCGCGCTCGAGGCGCGGGCGACCGTCTGGATCGTCCTGTGGGCGGTGCTGCTGGGCAACGTCGCGCACGATATGGTGGTCAGCGTGCAGCAGCCGATGTTCACCAGCCTGTTCGGCACCGCCTACCGCTATAGCGGGGCCGGCGTCGGTTATCAGCTTGCGAGCGTGGTCGGCGGGGGATTCACGCCGTTCATCGCCGCGGCGCTGGTGGACTTCAACGGGGGTTCATGGCACCCGGTGGCGGCGTACCTGGCGCTCGGCTGCCTGCTGTCCGTCGTGGTGGCAAGCTGCATGCGCGCGCGTCCGGCCGACGCAACGGTCTGA
- a CDS encoding S-(hydroxymethyl)glutathione dehydrogenase/class III alcohol dehydrogenase, whose amino-acid sequence MKTRAAVAWQAGQPLTIEEVDLDGPRAGEVLVEIKATGICHTDYYTLSGADPEGAFPAILGHEGAGIVVDVGPGVTSLKKGDHVIPLYTPECRQCKFCLSRKTNLCQAIRPTQGRGLMPDGTSRFSLDGKPILHYMGTSTFSNYIVAPEIAMAKIREDAPFDKVCYIGCGVTTGVGAVLFTAKVEAGANVVVFGLGGIGLNVIQGAKMVGADKIIGVDLNPEREALARTFGMTHFINPKNVENVVDAIVQLTDGGADYSFECIGNTKTMRQALECCHKGWGQSIIIGVAEAGAEITTRPFQLVTGREWKGSAFGGARGRTDVPKIVDWYMEGKLNIDDLITHTLPLDDINRGFELMKSGESIRSVVVY is encoded by the coding sequence ATGAAAACACGCGCCGCAGTTGCCTGGCAGGCTGGACAGCCCCTGACGATCGAAGAAGTCGACCTGGACGGCCCGCGCGCCGGCGAGGTCCTCGTCGAGATCAAGGCGACGGGGATCTGCCACACCGATTACTACACGCTGTCCGGCGCAGACCCCGAAGGCGCCTTCCCCGCCATCCTCGGTCACGAAGGCGCGGGCATCGTCGTCGACGTCGGCCCGGGCGTCACCTCGCTGAAAAAAGGCGATCATGTCATTCCGCTCTACACGCCGGAATGTCGCCAGTGCAAATTCTGTCTGTCGCGCAAGACCAATCTCTGCCAGGCGATCCGCCCGACGCAGGGCCGCGGCCTGATGCCGGACGGCACCTCGCGTTTCTCGCTCGACGGCAAGCCGATCCTGCACTACATGGGCACCTCGACGTTCTCGAACTACATCGTCGCGCCGGAAATCGCGATGGCGAAGATCCGTGAGGACGCGCCGTTCGACAAGGTCTGCTACATCGGTTGCGGCGTCACCACCGGCGTGGGCGCGGTGCTGTTTACCGCCAAGGTCGAGGCCGGCGCGAACGTCGTCGTCTTCGGTCTGGGCGGCATCGGCCTGAACGTCATCCAGGGCGCGAAGATGGTGGGCGCGGACAAGATCATCGGCGTGGATCTGAATCCGGAACGCGAAGCGCTGGCCCGCACGTTCGGCATGACGCACTTCATCAATCCGAAGAACGTCGAGAACGTCGTCGACGCGATCGTCCAGCTGACCGACGGGGGCGCCGACTATTCGTTCGAGTGCATCGGCAACACGAAGACGATGCGTCAGGCGCTCGAGTGCTGCCACAAGGGCTGGGGCCAGTCGATCATCATCGGCGTGGCGGAAGCCGGCGCGGAAATCACCACGCGGCCCTTCCAGCTGGTCACCGGGCGCGAATGGAAGGGGTCGGCCTTCGGTGGCGCCCGCGGACGTACCGACGTGCCGAAGATCGTCGACTGGTACATGGAGGGCAAGCTCAATATCGACGACCTGATCACGCATACGCTGCCGCTCGACGACATCAACCGCGGCTTCGAACTGATGAAAAGCGGCGAATCGATTCGTTCGGTGGTCGTTTACTGA